One Phaseolus vulgaris cultivar G19833 chromosome 2, P. vulgaris v2.0, whole genome shotgun sequence DNA window includes the following coding sequences:
- the LOC137810702 gene encoding synaptonemal complex protein 1 isoform X2 translates to MELLKLSKLKLQLQALVAEVRDLRVTISISKANRLFSMAVSTSANLRTFRTENDPPPSSTTFFSRFSIPFNEKLKQNEEECGRKIQELQGELASVREERQKLERKVNYIENDNLLLENKQKELKGTLNNLLQSRESFVHAYEESTSKMKRSIEAKDSMLSVLSEKISSCLALFDSIAKEVFCIKQVLDKVQNIVNDREEVENISDLRNKVENNEAELRRKDRIISELEAKLDVAKVGNHNQAQMEDIQKTLSAKDTEIQNLVSEKEVLHYEVGSLRLILQRIQGTITNMNEEDKRLFSSILQQKEEIVMDMKIVDNME, encoded by the exons ATGGAATTGTTGAAGCTTTCGAAGTTGAAGCTCCAACTTCAAGCCCTCGTCGCCGAAGTTCGAGATCTCAGGGTAACGATCTCCATCTCCAAAGCCAATCGCCTATTTTCCATGGCCGTTTCCACTTCCGCTAACCTTCGCACTTTCAGGACAGAGAACGATCCGCCACCGAGCAGCACCACCTTCTTTTCCAGGTTTTCGATTCCCTTCAATGAG AAGCTGAAGCAGAATgaggaagagtgtggcagaaaGATACAGGAATTGCAGGGCGAGTTGGCTTCTGTCAGAGAGGAGCGTCAGAAACTGGAGAGAAAG GTAAATTATATAGAGAACGATAATCTGCTGCTTGAGAACAAGCAAAAAGAATTGAAGGGAACCCTGAATAATTTGCTTCAGTCTAGGGAAAGCTTCGTGCATGCTTACGAG GAATCTACTTCTAAGATGAAACGTTCAATTGAAGCCAAAGATAGTATGCTCAGTGTCCTTTCAGAGAAGATAAGTTCTTGTCTAGCATTATTTGATTCAATAGCAAAGGAGGTATTTTGTATCAAGCAAGTTCTGGATAAAGTCCAGAACATTGTCAATGATAGAGAGGAAGTTG AAAATATCTCTGATCTAAGAAACAAAGTGGAAAACAATGAGGCTGAGTTAAGAAGAAAGGATAGAATCATCTCAGAGCTTGAAGCAAAGCTGGATGTGGCAAAAGTTGGCAACCATAACCAAGCTCAAATGGAAGAT ATTCAGAAAACTTTATCTGCAAAGGATACTGAGATACAAAATTTAGTTTCTGAAAAAGag GTTTTACATTATGAAGTTGGAAGCTTAAGACTCATCTTACAGAGGATTCAGGGTACCATTACAAATATGAATGAAGAG GATAAAAGGTTATTCTCATCCATTTTGcaacaaaaagaagaaattgtAATGGATATGAAGATTGTAGATAACAT GGAATGA
- the LOC137810702 gene encoding uncharacterized protein isoform X3: protein MELLKLSKLKLQLQALVAEVRDLRDRERSATEQHHLLFQKLKQNEEECGRKIQELQGELASVREERQKLERKVNYIENDNLLLENKQKELKGTLNNLLQSRESFVHAYEESTSKMKRSIEAKDSMLSVLSEKISSCLALFDSIAKEVFCIKQVLDKVQNIVNDREEVVTNLKNKMDWVSALEKTFVENISDLRNKVENNEAELRRKDRIISELEAKLDVAKVGNHNQAQMEDIQKTLSAKDTEIQNLVSEKEVLHYEVGSLRLILQRIQGTITNMNEEDKRLFSSILQQKEEIVMDMKIVDNME from the exons ATGGAATTGTTGAAGCTTTCGAAGTTGAAGCTCCAACTTCAAGCCCTCGTCGCCGAAGTTCGAGATCTCAGG GACAGAGAACGATCCGCCACCGAGCAGCACCACCTTCTTTTCCAG AAGCTGAAGCAGAATgaggaagagtgtggcagaaaGATACAGGAATTGCAGGGCGAGTTGGCTTCTGTCAGAGAGGAGCGTCAGAAACTGGAGAGAAAG GTAAATTATATAGAGAACGATAATCTGCTGCTTGAGAACAAGCAAAAAGAATTGAAGGGAACCCTGAATAATTTGCTTCAGTCTAGGGAAAGCTTCGTGCATGCTTACGAG GAATCTACTTCTAAGATGAAACGTTCAATTGAAGCCAAAGATAGTATGCTCAGTGTCCTTTCAGAGAAGATAAGTTCTTGTCTAGCATTATTTGATTCAATAGCAAAGGAGGTATTTTGTATCAAGCAAGTTCTGGATAAAGTCCAGAACATTGTCAATGATAGAGAGGAAGTTG TGACCAACTTGAAAAACAAAATGGATTGGGTCTCTGCACTTGAAAAAACATTTGTTG AAAATATCTCTGATCTAAGAAACAAAGTGGAAAACAATGAGGCTGAGTTAAGAAGAAAGGATAGAATCATCTCAGAGCTTGAAGCAAAGCTGGATGTGGCAAAAGTTGGCAACCATAACCAAGCTCAAATGGAAGAT ATTCAGAAAACTTTATCTGCAAAGGATACTGAGATACAAAATTTAGTTTCTGAAAAAGag GTTTTACATTATGAAGTTGGAAGCTTAAGACTCATCTTACAGAGGATTCAGGGTACCATTACAAATATGAATGAAGAG GATAAAAGGTTATTCTCATCCATTTTGcaacaaaaagaagaaattgtAATGGATATGAAGATTGTAGATAACAT GGAATGA
- the LOC137810700 gene encoding transcription factor BHLH094-like has product MDPAAIINAAAAANTTSYNLSEIWHFPPPNVPDATAALGLSRAHFGHALPDFGPAPARDSGPASIGPKKRRDAEQEESAKGVFTSNGVKEGGGGGDGKRVKTTGSHKSESAIGEGESSSGKLAEQGGKPPSEPPSKQDYIHVRARRGQATDSHSLAERARREKISERMKILQDLVPGCNKVIGKALVLDEIINYIQSLQRQVEFLSMKLEAVNSRMPSGIEVFPPKDFDQQTFDTTGIPFASQPTREYSRGSSPEWLHMQVGSGFERAT; this is encoded by the exons ATGGATCCGGCAGCGATCATCAACGCCGCCGCCGCCGCCAACACAACGTCCTACAACCTCTCAGAGATCTGGCACTTCCCGCCTCCCAACGTGCCAGACGCCACTGCCGCGCTGGGCCTCAGTAGGGCTCATTTCGGACACGCCCTTCCGGACTTCGGCCCTGCCCCGGCCCGAGACAGCGGCCCGGCTAGCATTGGCCCGAAGAAGAGGCGCGACGCCGAGCAGGAGGAATCGGCTAAGGGCGTCTTCACTAGCAATGGCGTG AAGgagggtggtggtggtggtgatgggAAACGGGTTAAGACAACAGGGAGCCACAAGAGTGAGAGTGCCATAGGTGAAGGAGAAAGCAGTTCAGGAAAGCTTGCGGAGCAAGGTGGAAAGCCACCTTCAGAGCCTCCTTCTAAGCAAGACTACATTCATGTCCGAGCCAGAAGGGGTCAAGCTACTGATAGCCACAGTCTTGCAGAAAGG GCTAGACGGGAAAAGATTAGTGAGAGGATGAAAATTCTTCAGGATTTGGTCCCGGGTTGTAataag GTTATTGGGAAAGCGTTGGTCCTTGAtgagataattaattatatccAATCGCTTCAGCGGCAAGTAGAG TTTTTGTCAATGAAGCTTGAGGCCGTAAATTCAAGAATGCCCTCCGGAATTGAAGTGTTTCCTCCTAAAGAT TTTGATCAGCAAACATTTGATACAACTGGCATCCCATTCGCTTCTCAACCTACAAGAGAGTATAGCCGAGGTTCATCACCAGAGTGGTTACATATGCAGGTGGGAAGTGGTTTTGAAAGAGCAACATAG
- the LOC137810702 gene encoding uncharacterized protein isoform X1 yields MELLKLSKLKLQLQALVAEVRDLRVTISISKANRLFSMAVSTSANLRTFRTENDPPPSSTTFFSRFSIPFNEKLKQNEEECGRKIQELQGELASVREERQKLERKVNYIENDNLLLENKQKELKGTLNNLLQSRESFVHAYEESTSKMKRSIEAKDSMLSVLSEKISSCLALFDSIAKEVFCIKQVLDKVQNIVNDREEVVTNLKNKMDWVSALEKTFVENISDLRNKVENNEAELRRKDRIISELEAKLDVAKVGNHNQAQMEDIQKTLSAKDTEIQNLVSEKEVLHYEVGSLRLILQRIQGTITNMNEEDKRLFSSILQQKEEIVMDMKIVDNME; encoded by the exons ATGGAATTGTTGAAGCTTTCGAAGTTGAAGCTCCAACTTCAAGCCCTCGTCGCCGAAGTTCGAGATCTCAGGGTAACGATCTCCATCTCCAAAGCCAATCGCCTATTTTCCATGGCCGTTTCCACTTCCGCTAACCTTCGCACTTTCAGGACAGAGAACGATCCGCCACCGAGCAGCACCACCTTCTTTTCCAGGTTTTCGATTCCCTTCAATGAG AAGCTGAAGCAGAATgaggaagagtgtggcagaaaGATACAGGAATTGCAGGGCGAGTTGGCTTCTGTCAGAGAGGAGCGTCAGAAACTGGAGAGAAAG GTAAATTATATAGAGAACGATAATCTGCTGCTTGAGAACAAGCAAAAAGAATTGAAGGGAACCCTGAATAATTTGCTTCAGTCTAGGGAAAGCTTCGTGCATGCTTACGAG GAATCTACTTCTAAGATGAAACGTTCAATTGAAGCCAAAGATAGTATGCTCAGTGTCCTTTCAGAGAAGATAAGTTCTTGTCTAGCATTATTTGATTCAATAGCAAAGGAGGTATTTTGTATCAAGCAAGTTCTGGATAAAGTCCAGAACATTGTCAATGATAGAGAGGAAGTTG TGACCAACTTGAAAAACAAAATGGATTGGGTCTCTGCACTTGAAAAAACATTTGTTG AAAATATCTCTGATCTAAGAAACAAAGTGGAAAACAATGAGGCTGAGTTAAGAAGAAAGGATAGAATCATCTCAGAGCTTGAAGCAAAGCTGGATGTGGCAAAAGTTGGCAACCATAACCAAGCTCAAATGGAAGAT ATTCAGAAAACTTTATCTGCAAAGGATACTGAGATACAAAATTTAGTTTCTGAAAAAGag GTTTTACATTATGAAGTTGGAAGCTTAAGACTCATCTTACAGAGGATTCAGGGTACCATTACAAATATGAATGAAGAG GATAAAAGGTTATTCTCATCCATTTTGcaacaaaaagaagaaattgtAATGGATATGAAGATTGTAGATAACAT GGAATGA